A genomic window from Triticum urartu cultivar G1812 chromosome 7, Tu2.1, whole genome shotgun sequence includes:
- the LOC125521808 gene encoding transcription factor LRL3-like: protein MAGGDGGGGGGAQDDFFDQMLSTLPSAWGDLGAGGKSPWEIAAGAEDLGAFDESTLLASRLRQHQIGGEKPVMLQLTDLQRQGLGGEESGGTGFSPLPLFADRSPPQSREEMDGGFKSPNGTGGDHALFNGFGVHGGGTAVQPPFGQGGSMSGQSFGGGPAASGGTTAPASSGGGAAPPRQTRVRARRGQATDPHSIAERLRRERIAERMKSLQELVPNANKTDKASMLDEIIDYVKFLQLQVKVLSMSRLGGAAGMAPLVASMSSEANSSAKSSNGGGNSAAAAAAKANGGGENGGGGGGGGGLRVTEHQVAKMMEEDMGTAMQYLQGKGLCLMPISLASAISSATTTTTSPASLLARQAVRPAAAAAALASANGGGDDAAVRPVKVDAGAASGGKP, encoded by the exons ATggccggcggcgacggcggcgggggcggcggtgcGCAGGACGACTTCTTCGACCAGATGCTGTCCACGCTGCCCTCCGCGTGGGGCGACCTGGGCGCCGGCGGGAAGTCGCCCTGGGAGATCGCGGCGGGCGCCGAGGACCTCGGCGCCTTCGACGAGTCGACGCTGCTCGCGTCCAGGCTCCGGCAGCACCAGATCGGGGGAGAGAAGCCGGTCATGCTGCAGCTCACCGACCTCCAGCGGCAGGGCCTCGGCGGCGAGGAGAGCGGCGGCACGGGGTTCTCGCCGCTGCCGCTGTTCGCGGACCGGTCACCCCCGCAGTCTCGAGAGGAGATGGACGGCGGCTTCAAGTCGCCCAATGGCACG GGAGGCGACCACGCGCTGTTCAACGGATTTGGGGTGCATGGCGGCGGCACCGCCGTGCAGCCGCCGTTTGGCCAG GGAGGTTCAATGTCGGGGCAGAGCTTCGGAGGAGGGCCGGCAGCGAGCGGAGGCACGACGGCGCCCGCTTCCTCTGGCGGCGGCGCGGCCCCGCCGCGGCAGACGCGCGTGCGGGCGAGGCGAGGGCAGGCCACCGACCCGCACAGCATCGCCGAACGT CTCCGGCGGGAGAGGATCGCGGAGCGGATGAAGTCGCTGCAGGAGCTGGTCCCCAACGCCAACAAG ACTGACAAGGCGTCGATGCTGGACGAGATCATCGACTACGTCAAGTTCCtgcagctccaagtcaaggttctgAGCATGAGCCGGCTGGGCGGGGCGGCCGGCATGGCGCCACTGGTGGCCAGCATGTCCTCCGAG GCGAACAGCAGCGCGAAGAGCAGCAACGGCGGCGGGAACAGCGCGGCGGCCGCGGCCGCCAAGGCGAACGGCGGAGGCGAGAACGGGGGcggtggaggagggggcggcgggcTGCGGGTGACGGAGCATCAGGTGGccaagatgatggaggaggacaTGGGCACGGCCATGCAGTACCTGCAGGGGAAGGGCCTCTGCCTCATGCCCATCTCCCTCGCCTCCGCCATCtcctccgccaccaccaccaccacctccccGGCCTCGCTCCTCGCCAGGCAGGccgtccgccccgccgccgccgccgccgcgctggcctccgcgaacggcggcggcgacgacgccGCCGTCCGGCCCGTCAAGGTCGACGCCGGCGCCGCGTCCGGCGGGAAGCCGTGA